GCTACGCAGATGTTTGACGCCCTTGATTCAGGGCAGCTCAAAGCCATATGGATTATCTGCACCAACCCATCGGTGAGTATGCCCGATGCTACACTCGTCGATCGCGCCATGAAAAAGGCCAAGTTCGTCATCGTACAGGACATCTCTAGTAGATCTGACACAGTCAAGTACGCCGATTTAGTATTGCCCGCAGCGGGGTGGCTAGAAAAAGAGGGTACCATGACCAACTCAGAGCGACGTATTTCTTACCTACCCAAAGTAGTCGATGCTCCGGGAGAAGCACTTCCCGATAGTGAAATCCTATTGCGATTTGCGAAAAAAATGGGCTATGCAGGGTTTGATTTCGAAAATTTAGAAGCCATATACAACGAGCACTGTGCCTTGACCAAAGGCACCAACATCGATATTTCAGGCTTGAGCTATGATCGCTTGAAAAACGAAGGGACATTACAATGGCCTGTCCCCTCTACCAACCACCTTGGTACTGCAAGGTTATTTGAGGACAAGGTATTTTACACCCCAAACAAGAGAGCTCAGATACTCACCACTGGCGTCTCCAACGAAGCAGACATGCTCTCAGATGATTTTCCACTCGTACTGACGACAGGACGTATTAGGGATCAGTGGCACACTATGACCCGTACAGGAAAAGTCAGTAAGCTCAACAAACACATCGCCAAGCCTTACCTCGAAATCCACCCAAATGACGCAAAGAAAAGAGGGCTAACAGAAGGCACTCCTGTAGTAGTCAAAGGAAGCCGAGGTGAAGTCAAAGTCACTGCTACCCTCACGGAGAAAATCAAAGAAGGTGTCGTATTCTTGCCAATGCACTGGGGGAAAATATTGAATGACAGTTTTGGACGTGCCAACAACCTAACCAACAAAGCGTTTGACCCTATATCCAAACAACCTGGATTCAAATACTCCGCTGTACAAGTAGAGAAATACGTAAAACCGAATCAAAAAATAGTCATCGTAGGTGCTGGAGCTGCAGCTTATCGTTTTATCAATTCTTATCGATCTTTCAACGAGCAAGACGAAATCCATGTCTTCTCCAAAGAGAAATACCCATTCTACAACCGGGTGTTGCTCCCAGAGTATGTCAACCAACACAAAAACTGGGAAGATCTGCTCAAATTCAAGTATGGAGAATTCGAGGAACTCAACGTCAACCTGCACATCTCATGTAGCATAGACAAAATCAACCGAGAAGACAAAACCGTAGTGGATCAGTTTGGGACTGAGCATGACTATGACATTTTGATATTAGCAACGGGATCACGTGCTTTTGTACCTCCCAACATCCCCATGGACAAGCCTGGTTTATTCACTATGCGTGATCGTACCAGTGCCGACGCGCTCAAAGAGTTCACCGGCAACCAAGGGCATGTGGTCATCGTCGGCGGTGGATTGCTTGGCCTAGAACTCGCTTCTGCCTTGCGCGAAATCGACGTAGAAGTATCCATCATCCAACTTTCCAACCGTCTCATGGAGCGGCAACTAGACAGTATGGCCAGTACCCTTCTACGTAACCTTATGGAGGACATGGGCATCAACGTGTACACCAACGACGAGGTACAAGCCATTCGATCGTTTGAAAAAGAAAAACGAGTAGAGACCGATCTCAAAAGTGGTAAAACTCTTCACTGCAATGCGGTAGTATACGCCATCGGTACACGTCCCAATTCGGAAATGGCTCGAGAGATTGGCTTAGAATGTGGAAGAGGTATATTGGTGAACGACTACTTACAGACCTCCGACCCTTCGATCTATGCCATCGGAGAGATTGCAGAGTTCAAACGCATGCTCAATGGTACCACCGCCGCAGCAGAAGACATGGCAGACATCTCGGCGAGACACATTGCGGGAAACCTAACTGCCCTCTATCAAGGTACTGTACCTATGAATATTCTCAAGTTCCCTGATCTAGACCTCTGCTCGATTGGTATGCCCGATCCTCCACCGAGCATGAAGGATTTCGAGGAGATACTTTTCATTGACAAGTCTCAGAAATACTACAAGAAATGCATCATACACAACGACAAGTTGATCGGAGCAATCTTAATGGGGGACAAATCAGAATTTGCGGAATTCAAAGAACTCATCGAAAACAACGTCGAACTCTCCGACAAACGCAAAGAGCTACTCCGCTCTGGTGATGCAGGGGAACCAATGATTGGCCAATTGGTCTGCTCTTGCAACAACGTAGGTCAAGGCAACCTCCAAAATGCGCTAGATGCAGGCTGCAACACACTCATCGATATATGTCAAGCAACAGGTGCTGGACTAGGATGCGGCAGTTGCAAAGGTGAGATTCAGCAAATGCTCAAAGCACATCAAAATCAAAACATACCCGAAAGCGTGGAAGCATAAAGAAATTGTCAAAATCTGTTCGAAGTGAATATGCCGTTTTGTGTCCTCAAAAAAGAATTCACTTCGTTCAGAATGACATAATGAAATACTTTATACTTGTGAAGAAAACATTGAATAGGTAATAGGAATGAAGAAAAAGGATCTTGTCAGAGTATTTGTCAAAGGGGGGATATTGTCAACCGGTGATTTTTTTAAAATCATCAAAACAGCACATCAGTTAGGAAGTGACTACATCCATTTAGGGTCTAGACAAGACATACTTTTTCCTGTCAAAGAGAAAAGCAAAGCGGTGCTCGATGAGACATTTGCAGCAATTCAAACGGATTATCAAATCAATGAGTTTACCCACCAAAACATTCTCAGTTCATACGTAGCTCTAGACGTAATGCCACACCGGGTTTGGCTGGTTCCTCATGTATTTCATCACATCTTGGACAGTATAGAGGTCAAACCTAAATACCGGGTAAACATCGTCGATCCACTACAAAGTATCGTACCACTATTTACTGGCAACATCAATTTCATTGCTTCTAAACAGGACAACTATTGGTATCTATATTTGCGTTTCAAGAACCAAGACAACAAACCTGTCGCCTACTCCAAAATCATCTACGGCTATGAATTGCATAAGGTCATCTCACTCATAGACAAGATGAATGTCGTCGAAGACAACGTCTCTACACAAGAGATCTTTGAAGCCATTGATCGCCTCGACCTTACCAAACAAAACCCCCTTGAGGAGTTACAATATCCAAAATCCAACTTCCCCTATTACGAAGGTCTCAACAGAGAGCCTGGGGGTAGCTATTGGCTTGGTCTCTATTGGAGGAATAATAAATTTTCCATCAATATACTGGCTGACATTTGTCAGCGATGCATCGACACCAATGTGGGCCGTGTGAGCCTTACACCTTGGAAGTCTTTCATTGTACAAGGCATACAAGAAAAACACCTCATCGGTTGGGACAAACTCATGGGAAAATCAGGCATGAACCTGAGACACTCTTCACTAGAGCTCAACTGGCACTTACCCGTACTCCACGAGGATTGTCTCGAACTCAAAAACTACCTCGTACGAGCGTTGGACCAGCAGGATATCAGCACCTCTGGTTTGACTTTCAGCATCAAACCCAACGACGACATTCACCTATTCACTTCGGTGGTTATCGAGTTTGATGAGAAGGTCAGCAAGTCAGAGAGAACCTACAACATCCAATACTCGACAGACTTCAACCCGAACTCTGGTGAGTACCAGACATACGTCGAAAATGTCCCTCAAGAAATCTTGCCCGCGCTGTTGATCGAGCTCAGTCACTTGTACTACGAGCAACTGGAAGAAATCCCAATGGACAACAAAAAGCCAACCGACACCTCTAGTGCGACTACTGGCACCTCCATAAACTTCCAATGCGAAAGCTGTCTCACAATCTATGATGAGTCATATGGGGATGAGTCTCAAGACATCGCTCCAGGCACACCGTTTGAGAAATTGCCAATCAACTATCTCTGCCCTACTTGTGGAGATGACAAATCCCATTACCACGAACTGAAGAAATGATCGAAAGCATGTCTCTCGATAACTGACATTGAGAGTTGCAACGGGTTCTCTGTAAGCCTAGCCTTTTTGCCTGAGTATGCCCACCAACTTTACTGAACCATCAACGAAAGTAATCCTTGACTACAATGTACAAGGCAAACAAGACAATGACTAAAGTGGCTGCTCCAAAGTTCTGAATGGTTTCATCCTCCTTGGCACGTAAAGTCAAGACCGAAGAAAAGATAAGTATCACAGGTAAAAATGAAAACCAAGAGTACATGAAATTACTCGTCTCTGCCAGAACACCCTGCCTCTTCAAGTAAATCTTCTTTCCAATTCTGCACAAAAATGATTGGGAGATAACCACCGAATCGCCGGCATGAATTGCATCCAAATGGTAAGGAAATACTTTAATTCTACCTTTCGTTGTATCTATAATCACTTCCTCTTTGGACAAACTTCTAGACCGTGGTGTATAGCTGAGCGGTCTATGAGTAGAAATCACCTGTGCCTCACTTGTCACCAAAGGCAAAACCCAATCCAGTACAAAAAAACCAGAAAACACCAATGACACAAGACTTACAGTCTTCAACAATCTAACAATATCCATACATGTAAAAATGTTGAATCCAGACTATACAAACAACCACTCAAGTGGCATGGAAGAAAAACAAAATAAGTTGTACTATAAAAGGTCTTCTAGCATGTTTTTTAGCTTAAATCACTGACTACCTGCTTTTTGGTACGATTTTGTATACATATTGGCAAAGGACCTACATCATGGGACACATCGAATTATTTGCGATTGGCTGGGGACTTCTGGCACTATTCATTTTTGGCTTTCAAGCCAAGAAAATACACCTGCATGACGAAGAAGAACACTGGCATATCAAGTCACCTCATGACGAAAAGCCTGATCACACTCCCCCTACCAGCGAGCAGTAAATTCTTGGCATCAATGCCAATTTTCACTTTTCAAATTCTTGACTGCACGCATCACATCTTTTTGGCTGATCTGTCCAATCAACCGACCATGATCGTCTTGTACTGGAAACCTCCTGATCTTCAGCTCCAAAAACATCTTAGCTGCCTCAAACACATTGGTATCCGGGTGTATACGCATGACATTAGTAGCCATATGATCAGCAACCTTGCCGCCTAGTATGGGTAGATTGTGGTACTTTCCTTTGACTACTTCCTTGAGGCAATCACCTTCGGAAATCACACCTACCAATTCTCCCATGGTATTGACCACAGGTGCACCTGATATACGATTGGACAACAATTTATCCACCACTTCCATGATAGACTGATCGGGATGAAAGGTAATGAGTCTCGTCGACATATAGTCGCGGACGGATATTCTCTGGGTTTCGGTGGCTACAGGTTTCTCCATTTGCACACCACGATAACTTTTTACCATGACTTTGGGATTTAGAGTGAATGTAGAAGATAACAAACAACGGTCTAAAAACCAAAGAAAAACACGCGTAACTACCTGAATACAAACATCATAACAAAAAACCTCAGAATAAACCATATACTGAAACCCTATCCGGGGCGCACTACAACCTTCTCAAATGCCCCCCTGATACATAATTACTTCATCAATTTGTGAATGGCATCCTCTGCTTTATCAAAACCAAATCCTGCCAAAACAGTCTTTAGCTTCGCTTCAACTTGATCATTGGCAGGATCCCCGATACTACCAAGATGCGTATGTTTCACTTCCTTAGAAAGCTTGTCAGACCCCTCTTGGATCGCTTGACCCACTTGGATATACGCATCTCTAAATGGTACACCTTGCAGTACTTGTCGATTGACTTCCTCTACACTGAATAGATCCTTGTACTTCTCATCTTGAATGATACCGTCTTTGACCTTGATGTTCTTCATCGCAAAGATGGCTATCTCTAGAGTAGATTTCAGTTCATAGAAAGCAGGCAAAAAAGTCTCCTTGATCGTCTGCATATCTCTATGATAACCAGAAGGTAGATTGGTAGTGATCAAACTGATCTCAGTGCTAAGCGACTGCAGCTTGTTCATTTTTGCGCGGATGAGCTCAAAGACATCCGGGTTCTTCTTGTGCGGCATGATACTAGACCCAGTCGTCATCTCTGCGGGCAACTCTAGAAATCCAAAATTCTGAGAGTTATACAGACAGATATCCATGCTCATTCGTGCCAAGGTTGACGCGATGCTGTTCATGGCGAATGCCACTGTTTTCTCCACCTTGCCACGACTCATCTGCGCATAGACGACATTGTAACTAAGATCATCAAACCCTAGTAAGTCGGTCGTCATCTGTCTATCGAGTGGAAATGAAGACCCGTAGCCTGCCCCTGAACCTAGCGGGTTTTGGTTGGTTACCTTGTAGGCCGCCTGCAAAAGATGCATATCATCGGTCAGACTCTCGGCATAAGCGCCAAACCACAACCCAAAAGATGAAGGCATAGCCACCTGCAAATGCGTATAACCTGGTATCAGCACGTCCTTGTGCTGTTTGCTGAGGTCATTGAGTGTTATGAAGAGTTCCGTCACCAAATCAGCAATGGTTTTGATCTCATCACGGATAAACAAACGGAGATCAACCAAAACTTGGTCATTGCGCGAGCGACCACTGTGGATCTTCTTGCCTGTATCTCCTAGCTTTCGGGTCAGCATCAGTTCCACTTGTGAGTGAACGTCTTCTATACCATCCTCGATGACAAAATCACCTGCTTCGATGATGCCCAAAATCACTTTGAGTTCACGGTGTACCTCGGTCAGCTCTGCTGACGTCAGCAGGTCGATACTCTCTAGCATCGTCGTATGCGCCATCGAGCCATATACGTCAAAGCGAGCCAACAACAAATCCAGTTCTCTGTCTCGTCCGACGGTGTAGTTTTCTATGTCCTTAGACACCTCTGTATTGCCTTTGTCCCAAAGTTTCATGTTGTATTGCTTTTTCTTATTGACCTGAGTCCTATTATCAAATATTGAAACACACTCATTAAATGTATTTTTTGTCACTATGCTTAAATATCATCCTCTCAACAAATCCCAGAGACTTTACAAAGCACTTTTATTAGTCTAACCCCTTCAAACTATATCTCCAGCCCATCCAACAATTGGATGTAAAGCTGTATTCCTTTTTCGATCTCATCGACGTAGATGAACTCATCTGCCGTATGCGACCTTGCCGAATCACCTGGGCCAATCTTGATGGAATCAAAAGGCATTAGGGCTTGGTCTGACATGGTTGGTGATCCATATTTTTTCATTCCTAAGTGATCCCCTCGCAGCACAATAGGATGCGTATTCGATATACCCGATGAGTTGAGTCGCAGCGACCGAGGCTTGAACTCCACGTCGATCTCACGCGCCAATATTTCTACAACCTCTTGGTTGGAGTAGGCGTCTGTAGTACGCACATCTAGAACGAACTTGCATGAGTCTGGCACGACGTTGTGTTGTGTACCTGCTTCGATCAACGTGACAGTCTTCTTGATCGGTCCGAGGTAGTCCGATTCTTTCTCGAACTGATAGTTCTGCAATTTCTCTATTTCGGTCAGCGCCTTGTAGATGGCATTGACACCCTCATCACGTGCTGCATGACCACTCACTCCTTTGGCCTCACAGTCGATGACGATCAATCCCTTCTCGGCAATCGCCATATCCATGAGTGTCGGTTCGCCTACTATAGCCAAATCGATTTTGCCTAAAACTGGCAACAGCGATGCTACGCCGTTGGCTCCTGACACTTCTTCCTCGGCTGTCGCTGCTAGAATCAGGTTGTAGGGCAAGTTTTCTTGTGCATGGAAATGCAGAAAGGTCAAAATCAACGAGACCAATGGACCGCCTGCATCATTACTCCCTAGACCGTGCAACTTGCCATCAATGATCTGCGCTTTGAATGGGTCCAATGTATAAGTCTTGGCAGGTTTGACCGTATCGATGTGGGAGTTCAAAAGTATCGTGGGTTTCTCATCAGAAAAATACTTGGATAGCGCCCAAATATTATTTCCCTGTTGCTGTACCTCTACTCCTTTTTCTTCCAAGAATGTTCGAACCACTCGGGCTACATTTTCTTCCTCGCGACTAAAAGACTGCGTCTCTATCATAGCCGCCAATAGTGCCACTGCCTCTCGAGTATACCTGTGATATGATGCGTCTATTTCAAGCATAATGTCGTACCAGGATAATCCACAGATTGCACTTTGTCTAGTGCTTCGAAATGACATATTTTCACCGTATCAACGCCCGCATTGATCGCATCAAAAGCATTGTCGAGTTTAGGAATCATCCCATCGACAACCACACCTTCTTCCTTGTATTTGACATAACCCTCAGGAGTAATCTCAGGAATCACTACTTTGTTCTCAAAGTCACTCAATACCCCTGGCTGCTCAAAACAGTAGACTAAATCCACTTGATAGTGATCTGCTATGCCGCGAGCCAGTTCAGAAGCGATTGTATCCGCATTGGTGTTGAGCAATTGACCTTGATTGTCATGCGTCAATGCACAGACTACTGGAACCATCCCCAAGTCAAACAAAGACTTCAAAAAAGAAGCATTAACTTCTTCTACATCACCTACATAACCATAATCAATGGTGGTAACACTTCTCTTGCGAGACCGAATGAGGTTTCCATCCGCCCCAGACACGCCAAGAGACTGAATCCCAGCTGACTGTAGCTTGGCAACAATCTTTTTGTTGAGGCCACTAAAGACCATCGTCACGATATCGATAGCGTCTGCATCAGTGATGCGTCTCCCTTCGACCATTTTGGGCGGTATACCCATTTTGTTTTGCACGACAGAGGCGATATTCCCTCCCCCATGTACCAGTATTTTATTGCCCTTGAGTGCTGCGAACTTCTTCAAAAAGATATCCAACTCAGCCTCTTCGTTGATGACTTTTCCTCCTATTTTGACAACTGTCAAAGACTCCATTCTGTATTTGATTATTTGATATTGAGCAATTTCTGAAGCACGGCTTGTGCGGATGTGATACGATGATTAGCCTGTGCAATCACGATCGAACTGTCGTGATCCAACACACCGTCTGTCGCGATAACATTGCGACGTATCGGCAGACAGTGCATGAACTTAGCCGCATTGGTCAACGCCATTTTTTCGGGTGTGATCGTCCATGTAGGATCTTGAGAAACAACCTGTCCATAGACCTCATCCTTGAAAGCCGACCAGTTCTTCGCATAGATAAAATCGGCTCCTTCAAAGGCCTTGTTTTGATCATACTCTACGGTTGCATTCCCTACGATTCCAGCTTCCAACTCATAGCCTTTGGGATGTGTCACGACCAATTCATAATCCATTCGATTGCTCCAGTTGAGAAACGAATTGGCTACAGCCTGAGGCAATGCTTTGGGGTGTGGTGCCCATGACAATACGACTCTAGGCTTATCGACTTTCTTGTATTCTTCGATCGTGATCATGTCTGCAAACGACTGCAACGGATGAGAAGTGGCTGACTCCATGTTGATCACGGGTACCGAGCAGTGCTTGACGAACTGACTCAATATTTTCTCTTGATAGTCTTCCTGCTTATTGGTCAAAGAAGCAAAGGCTCTGATACCAATCGCATCAAAATAACTACTCATCACTCCTGCTGCCTCGATAATGTGCTCGCTCGTATTGCCGTTCATCACGACTCCATCGCCGAACTCCAATTGCCAGCCTTCGGTATTGAGGTTGAAGATAAAAGACTCTATCCCCAAATTGAAAGATGCCTTTTGCATACTCAACCTCGTCCTCAGACTTGGATTGAAAAACAAAAGGCACACTGATTTCCCACTCTTAGCGAACGGGCCATCTCGCTCTATTTTTTTCTTTAACT
The DNA window shown above is from Reichenbachiella sp. 5M10 and carries:
- a CDS encoding nitrate reductase, whose amino-acid sequence is MSSTFNSRNITKANTTCSYCGVGCGIEVSINKKGKIELEGIEDHPVNRGMLCSKGRNLNYVVQDQTDRLLHPQMRWSKNHPLQKVTWDTAINRAAAVFKTFIEKHGPDSVGFYVSGQCLTEEYYLVNKLTKGYIGTNNVDTNSRLCMSSAVMGYVKTLGEDSVPISYEDIEIADTFLIAGANPAWCHPILFRRIEQHKEKNPETKIIVIDPRVTDSCALADLHLQLRPGTDITLLQAIGRVLIETGNIDLDFIQNHADGYEAYKEEVLSTSLEDASKTCDVPVEDIKQAAQYIAEAKGYLSLWTMGLNQSTQGVNNNLALINLNLITGHIGKPGSGPFSLTGQPNAMGGREVGGMASLLAAHRKQGSAEDRQEVADFWGVESVPDKPGLTATQMFDALDSGQLKAIWIICTNPSVSMPDATLVDRAMKKAKFVIVQDISSRSDTVKYADLVLPAAGWLEKEGTMTNSERRISYLPKVVDAPGEALPDSEILLRFAKKMGYAGFDFENLEAIYNEHCALTKGTNIDISGLSYDRLKNEGTLQWPVPSTNHLGTARLFEDKVFYTPNKRAQILTTGVSNEADMLSDDFPLVLTTGRIRDQWHTMTRTGKVSKLNKHIAKPYLEIHPNDAKKRGLTEGTPVVVKGSRGEVKVTATLTEKIKEGVVFLPMHWGKILNDSFGRANNLTNKAFDPISKQPGFKYSAVQVEKYVKPNQKIVIVGAGAAAYRFINSYRSFNEQDEIHVFSKEKYPFYNRVLLPEYVNQHKNWEDLLKFKYGEFEELNVNLHISCSIDKINREDKTVVDQFGTEHDYDILILATGSRAFVPPNIPMDKPGLFTMRDRTSADALKEFTGNQGHVVIVGGGLLGLELASALREIDVEVSIIQLSNRLMERQLDSMASTLLRNLMEDMGINVYTNDEVQAIRSFEKEKRVETDLKSGKTLHCNAVVYAIGTRPNSEMAREIGLECGRGILVNDYLQTSDPSIYAIGEIAEFKRMLNGTTAAAEDMADISARHIAGNLTALYQGTVPMNILKFPDLDLCSIGMPDPPPSMKDFEEILFIDKSQKYYKKCIIHNDKLIGAILMGDKSEFAEFKELIENNVELSDKRKELLRSGDAGEPMIGQLVCSCNNVGQGNLQNALDAGCNTLIDICQATGAGLGCGSCKGEIQQMLKAHQNQNIPESVEA
- a CDS encoding rubredoxin domain-containing protein, which codes for MKKKDLVRVFVKGGILSTGDFFKIIKTAHQLGSDYIHLGSRQDILFPVKEKSKAVLDETFAAIQTDYQINEFTHQNILSSYVALDVMPHRVWLVPHVFHHILDSIEVKPKYRVNIVDPLQSIVPLFTGNINFIASKQDNYWYLYLRFKNQDNKPVAYSKIIYGYELHKVISLIDKMNVVEDNVSTQEIFEAIDRLDLTKQNPLEELQYPKSNFPYYEGLNREPGGSYWLGLYWRNNKFSINILADICQRCIDTNVGRVSLTPWKSFIVQGIQEKHLIGWDKLMGKSGMNLRHSSLELNWHLPVLHEDCLELKNYLVRALDQQDISTSGLTFSIKPNDDIHLFTSVVIEFDEKVSKSERTYNIQYSTDFNPNSGEYQTYVENVPQEILPALLIELSHLYYEQLEEIPMDNKKPTDTSSATTGTSINFQCESCLTIYDESYGDESQDIAPGTPFEKLPINYLCPTCGDDKSHYHELKK
- a CDS encoding CBS domain-containing protein — its product is MVKSYRGVQMEKPVATETQRISVRDYMSTRLITFHPDQSIMEVVDKLLSNRISGAPVVNTMGELVGVISEGDCLKEVVKGKYHNLPILGGKVADHMATNVMRIHPDTNVFEAAKMFLELKIRRFPVQDDHGRLIGQISQKDVMRAVKNLKSENWH
- the argH gene encoding argininosuccinate lyase — its product is MKLWDKGNTEVSKDIENYTVGRDRELDLLLARFDVYGSMAHTTMLESIDLLTSAELTEVHRELKVILGIIEAGDFVIEDGIEDVHSQVELMLTRKLGDTGKKIHSGRSRNDQVLVDLRLFIRDEIKTIADLVTELFITLNDLSKQHKDVLIPGYTHLQVAMPSSFGLWFGAYAESLTDDMHLLQAAYKVTNQNPLGSGAGYGSSFPLDRQMTTDLLGFDDLSYNVVYAQMSRGKVEKTVAFAMNSIASTLARMSMDICLYNSQNFGFLELPAEMTTGSSIMPHKKNPDVFELIRAKMNKLQSLSTEISLITTNLPSGYHRDMQTIKETFLPAFYELKSTLEIAIFAMKNIKVKDGIIQDEKYKDLFSVEEVNRQVLQGVPFRDAYIQVGQAIQEGSDKLSKEVKHTHLGSIGDPANDQVEAKLKTVLAGFGFDKAEDAIHKLMK
- a CDS encoding M20 family metallo-hydrolase translates to MLEIDASYHRYTREAVALLAAMIETQSFSREEENVARVVRTFLEEKGVEVQQQGNNIWALSKYFSDEKPTILLNSHIDTVKPAKTYTLDPFKAQIIDGKLHGLGSNDAGGPLVSLILTFLHFHAQENLPYNLILAATAEEEVSGANGVASLLPVLGKIDLAIVGEPTLMDMAIAEKGLIVIDCEAKGVSGHAARDEGVNAIYKALTEIEKLQNYQFEKESDYLGPIKKTVTLIEAGTQHNVVPDSCKFVLDVRTTDAYSNQEVVEILAREIDVEFKPRSLRLNSSGISNTHPIVLRGDHLGMKKYGSPTMSDQALMPFDSIKIGPGDSARSHTADEFIYVDEIEKGIQLYIQLLDGLEI
- the argB gene encoding acetylglutamate kinase, coding for MESLTVVKIGGKVINEEAELDIFLKKFAALKGNKILVHGGGNIASVVQNKMGIPPKMVEGRRITDADAIDIVTMVFSGLNKKIVAKLQSAGIQSLGVSGADGNLIRSRKRSVTTIDYGYVGDVEEVNASFLKSLFDLGMVPVVCALTHDNQGQLLNTNADTIASELARGIADHYQVDLVYCFEQPGVLSDFENKVVIPEITPEGYVKYKEEGVVVDGMIPKLDNAFDAINAGVDTVKICHFEALDKVQSVDYPGTTLCLK
- a CDS encoding N-acetylornithine carbamoyltransferase gives rise to the protein MTNFCSIDDVDDPVGWIQSAVELKKKIERDGPFAKSGKSVCLLFFNPSLRTRLSMQKASFNLGIESFIFNLNTEGWQLEFGDGVVMNGNTSEHIIEAAGVMSSYFDAIGIRAFASLTNKQEDYQEKILSQFVKHCSVPVINMESATSHPLQSFADMITIEEYKKVDKPRVVLSWAPHPKALPQAVANSFLNWSNRMDYELVVTHPKGYELEAGIVGNATVEYDQNKAFEGADFIYAKNWSAFKDEVYGQVVSQDPTWTITPEKMALTNAAKFMHCLPIRRNVIATDGVLDHDSSIVIAQANHRITSAQAVLQKLLNIK